In Syngnathus scovelli strain Florida chromosome 11, RoL_Ssco_1.2, whole genome shotgun sequence, one DNA window encodes the following:
- the LOC125977380 gene encoding nuclear factor of activated T-cells, cytoplasmic 2 codes for MASDICQEELDFSDLFLYNAPGEDFSVGYIPDDANQPAVLEDRPAEDSSSEVAFGSRYPRTTRELIPAPSPRIEITPSVGDCFTLQALQQSPGFKALGAYRECASPASSNSSAGLTADGCSPSVSPCISPSNIGACATEHSTIDICSFIQDIQTSSAQSSPGNSFTEELFLLPEHRVPPSLFVHRRCRSASPQGKRAHEQDLPCPGATPVKQRSRSPSPIPSPYTLQGSYPLHHSQVPDEQQSQGQASGLCSNDKVSGRILSPDVALGANRQRPACVYREGHHQLDMVGRLEDEARLGGFRVLPTSWAPPHPIHFGAFGGLSLAPLPCLDWPLPSRTSQYELVIKSQPRSHHRAHYETEGSRGPVKTPNGGHPEVQLLGYRGTAPLGLQVFIGTADERVMKAHAFYQAHRITGKTVTTPCAERMLNGTKVLEIPLQPNNHMTVVVDCVGILKRKNIDIELRNGETDVGRKNTRVRLVFRVHVPQPGGQWVSLQVASHPIECSQHSAQQIPLVKMQDLDRCSVLGGQQMILTGQNFSYDARVMFSEKAQDGQQIWEVEANVERENKQSNTLIVLVPPYRDGTICHPAKVNFHVINGKKKRSEPRHFIYTPAIDIKTEPLDGWQARDFSDPRSDAQTKSPFHRLEKERSLQPFSVLASDPWNYQAVLYQSRTTGLINEPDILHPTNQLYYPSNASSIRKVPGSNVLTTTEKLSQVPQAYSSPRLQSFVQVKMASSRLVQSDICGKSSPRTDSSGADRESQTRHERVTVKEEDLSCVYLEDVNDIIRRDLTAHHSDAAGGHPDSKKHMT; via the exons ATGGCATCTGAcatctgtcaggaagagttggACTTTTCAGACTTGTTTCTCTATAATGCACCTGGCGAGGACTTTTCTGTTGGCTATATCCCAG ATGATGCCAATCAACCCGCCGTACTTGAGGATAGGCCAGCCGAAGACAGCTCATCAGAGGTGGCATTTGGCTCCAGGTACCCGAGAACAACACGGGAGCTCATTCCGGCTCCCAGTCCCAGGATTGAGATCACTCCATCGGTGGGGGACTGTTTCACCCTTCAGGCCTTACAGCAAAGCCCTGGCTTCAAAGCCCTTGGAGCCTACCGGGAGTGCGCAAGCCCCGCGAGCAGCAACTCCTCCGCAGGCTTAACAGCGGATGGGTGCTCTCCATCAGTATCACCATGCATCTCCCCTTCCAACATAGGAGCTTGTGCCACGGAGCACTCCACCATAGATATCTGCTCCTTTATTCAGGATATCCAAACATCTTCAGCCCAGTCTTCTCCTGGTAATAGCTTCACCGAGGAGCTCTTTCTCCTGCCTGAGCACCGAGTGCCCCCCTCGCTATTTGTCCACCGACGCTGCCGTTCTGCGTCGCCACAAGGCAAGCGCGCGCACGAGCAGGACCTTCCTTGTCCGGGGGCCACTCCTGTCAAACAACGTTCCCGTAGCCCGAGTCCTATCCCCTCTCCGTACACACTGCAAGGCTCCTACCCCCTCCATCACAGCCAGGTTCCAGATGAGCAGCAGAGCCAAGGCCAGGCCTCCGGGCTGTGCTCAAACGACAAGGTGAGCGGCCGCATCTTATCTCCAGATGTGGCGTTAGGTGCAAATAGGCAGAGGCCAGCTTGCGTGTACAGGGAGGGTCACCACCAGCTGGACATGGTTGGCAGGCTAGAAGATGAAGCCAGACTTGGAGGCTTCCGTGTACTCCCAACTTCATGGGCTCCTCCTCATCCAATCCACTTTGGAGCATTCGG AGGTCTGTCCTTGGCACCTCTACCTTGTCTGGACTGGCCATTACCCAGCCGGACGAGTCAGTACGAGCTAGTGATCAAGTCCCAGCCCAGGTCTCACCACAGAGCTCACTACGAGACAGAGGGTAGCCGCGGACCTGTCAAAACACCTAACGGAGGACACCCTGAAGTCCAG CTCCTGGGTTACAGAGGCACGGCGCCGCTCGGCCTGCAGGTCTTCATCGGGACGGCCGACGAAAGGGTGATGAAAGCTCACGCCTTCTACCAGGCCCACCGCATCACCGGCAAGACCGTGACCACGCCCTGCGCGGAAAGGATGCTCAATGGGACCAAAGTGTTAGAAATCCCTCTCCAGCCAAACAACCACATGACAGTGGT GGTCGACTGCGTAGGAATTCTCAAGCGGAAAAACATTGACATCGAGCTGCGGAATGGCGAGACCGACGTCGGACGCAAAAACACTCGCGTGCGCTTGGTGTTTCGTGTTCACGTACCGCAACCTGGAGGCCAATGGGTGTCACTCCAAGTGGCCTCTCATCCGATCGAATGCT CCCAGCATTCAGCTCAGCAGATCCCTCTGGTCAAGATGCAGGACCTGGACCGATGCTCCGTACTTGGTGGACAACAAATGATCCTGACCGGGCAGAACTTCAGTTATGATGCCAGAGTGATGTTCTCAGAGAAGGCACAAG ACGGCCAACAAATCTGGGAGGTGGAGGCAAATGTAGAGCGAGAGAACAAACAATCT AATACGTTGATTGTTCTGGTGCCTCCGTATCGGGATGGCACCATATGTCACCCGGCCAAAGTCAACTTCCATGTCATCAATGGGAAGAAGAAGCGCAGTGAGCCTCGCCACTTTATCTACACCCCCGCGATAG ACATTAAAACTGAGCCACTGGATGGGTGGCAGGCGCGCGACTTCTCCGACCCTCGGTCCGACGCGCAAACAAAGTCACCCTTCCATCGGCTGGAGAAGGAGAGAAGTCTTCAACCGTTCAGCGTGCTTGCATCAGATCCGTGGAATTACCAAGCAGTCCTTTACCAGTCAAGGACAACTGGTCTCATCAATGAGCCAGATATTTTACACCCTACAAACCAGCTTTATTATCCGAGCAACGCTAGCAGCATCCGCAAAGTTCCGGGTTCCAATGTCCTAACGACAACGGAGAAACTGAGTCAAGTTCCTCAGGCCTATTCATCTCCAAGACTTCAAAGTTTTGTGCAAGTAAAGATGGCGTCTTCCAGATTGGTCCAAAGTGACATATGTGGGAAGTCTTCACCCCGGACGGACTCGAGCGGAGCCGACCGAGAATCTCAGACGCGTCATGAGAGGGTTACAGTAAAAGAGGAGGACCTCAGCTGTGTCTACCTTGAAGACG TGAATGACATCATCCGAAGAGACCTGACAGCTCATCACAGTGACGCTGCTGGAGGCCACCCAGACTCCAAGAAGCACATGacataa